One segment of Panicum virgatum strain AP13 chromosome 1K, P.virgatum_v5, whole genome shotgun sequence DNA contains the following:
- the LOC120647440 gene encoding splicing factor 3B subunit 1-like: MDGVEAEIARTQEERRKMEEALAAGAPMAVSSVTFDTDLYGGGGADPNRFAGYDTSIPASEDDAAEEDTEAANPAPRRLAAYTGHAIAAADLPRSADDDGGLPKRSQRIIDREDDYRRRRLNQIISPERHDPFAAGEATPDPSVRTYADVMRDAALQKKKEDLLREIAKKKEEEEKEKEKKAAAPEQPAATTKRRNRWDQSQDSDAGAGAKKAKTSSDWDAPDATPGIGRWDATPGRVGDATPSVRRNRWDETPTPGRMADADATPAAGGVTPGATPSGAWDATPKLPGGVTPTPGKKQRSRWDETPASMGSATPGGLGAATPAGYTPGPTPFGAENLATPTPSQIARGPMTPEQYQLMRWERDIEERNRPLTDEELDAMFPQEGYKILEPPASYQPIRTPARKLLATPTPLGTPLYAIPEENRGQHFDVPKEVSGLPLIKPEDYQYFGSLLNEEEEEQLSPEEQKERKIMKLLLKVKNGTPPQRKTALRQLTDKAREFGAGPLFNKILPLLMQPTLEDQERHLLVKVIDRVLYKLDELVRPFVHKILVVIEPLLIDEDYYARVEGREIISNLSKAAGLATMIAAMRPDIDNIDEYVRNTTARAFSVVASALGIPALLPFLKAVCQSKKSWQARHTGIKIVQQIAILMGCAVLPHLKSLVEIIEHGLSDENQKVRTITALSLAALAEAAAPYGIESFDTVLKPLWKGIRSHRGKVLAAFLKAIGFIIPLMDALYASYYTKEVMQVLIREFQSPDEEMKKIVLKVVKQCVSTEGVEADYIRNDILPHFFKHFWVRRMALDRRNYKQLVETTVEMANKVGVADIVGRVVEDLKDESEPYRRMVMETIEKVVANLGASDIDARLEELLIDGILYAFQEQTSDDANVMLNGFGAVVNALGQRVKPYLPQICGTIKWRLNNKSAKVRQQAADLISRIAIVMKQCQEEQLMGHLGVVLYEYLGEEYPEVLGSILGALKAIVNVIGMTKMTPPIKDLLPRLTPILKNRHEKVQENCIDLVGRIADRGAEFVPAREWMRICFELLEMLKAHKKGIRRATVNTFGYIAKAIGPQDVLATLLNNLKVQERQNRVCTTVAIAIVAETCSPFTVLPALMNEYRVPELNVQNGVLKSLSFLFEYIGEMGKDYIYAVTPLLEDALMDRDLVHRQTAASAVKHMALGVAGLGCEDALVHLLNYVWPNIFETSPHVINAVMEAIEGMRVALGAAVILNYCLQGLFHPARKVREVYWKIYNSLYIGAQDALVASYPALEDDGDNIFSRPELAMFV; this comes from the coding sequence atggacggGGTCGAAGCGGAGATCGCGCGCACGCAGGAGGAGCGGCGCAAGATGGAGGAGGCgctggcggccggcgcgcccATGGCCGTCTCCTCCGTCACCTTCGACACCGACCtctacggcggcgggggcgccgacCCCAACCGCTTCGCCGGCTACGACACCTCCATCCCGGCGTCCGAGGACGACGCCGCGGAGGAGGACACGGAGGCCGCcaaccccgcgccgcgccgcctcgcggcCTACACGggccacgccatcgccgccgccgacctcccgcgctccgccgacgacgacgggggGCTGCCCAAGAGGTCCCAGCGCATCATCGACCGCGAGGACGActaccggcgccgccgcctcaacCAGATCATCTCGCCGGAGCGCCATGACCCGTTCGCTGCCGGGGAGGCCACCCCGGACCCCTCGGTGCGGACCTACGCCGATGTCATGCGCGATGCGGCGCtgcagaagaagaaggaggaccTGCTGCGGGAGATTgcgaagaagaaggaagaggaggagaaggagaaggagaagaaggctgCTGCGCCCGAGCAGCCCGCCGCCACCACGAAGCGGCGCAACAGGTGGGATCAGTCGCAGGACAGCGATGCTGGTGCTGGGGccaagaaggcaaagacatcctcggACTGGGACGCCCCTGATGCAACTCCTGGGATTGGCCGTTGGGACGCCACACCTGGACGTGTTGGAGATGCTACGCCCTCTGTGAGAAGGAATAGATGGGACGAGACACCGACTCCAGGGAGGATGGCTGATGCTGATGCGACGCCTGCAGCTGGTGGTGTTACCCCGGGTGCAACTCCTTCTGGGGCTTGGGATGCAACTCCAAAGCTGCCTGGTGGTGTCACACCAACCCCTGGTAAGAAGCAGAGATCAAGGTGGGATGAGACACCAGCGAGTATGGGGAGTGCCACCCCTGGTGGTCTTGGTGCTGCGACACCTGCTGGTTATACTCCTGGACCGACACCATTTGGTGCAGAGAACCTTGCCACGCCAACTCCTAGCCAGATTGCTCGTGGCCCGATGACTCCAGAGCAGTACCAGCTCATGCGGTGGGAGCGGGACATTGAGGAGAGGAACAGGCCTCTCACTGATGAGGAGCTTGATGCCATGTTCCCGCAGGAGGGGTACAAGATTCTTGAGCCTCCGGCTTCCTACCAGCCTATAAGGACCCCGGCAAGGAAGCTTCTTGCAACACCAACACCTCTGGGAACACCACTTTATGCTATTCCAGAGGAGAATCGTGGGCAGCATTTTGATGTGCCCAAGGAGGTCAGTGGTTTACCGCTCATAAAGCCAGAGGATTATCAATACTTTGGATCTTTGCTgaatgaggaagaggaggagcagcTATCGCCGGAGGAGCAGAAGGAGAGGAAAATCATGAAGCTGTTGCTCAAAGTGAAGAATGGCACACCCCCACAGCGTAAAACAGCACTTCGGCAGCTGACAGACAAAGCTCGGGAATTTGGTGCTGGACCGCTGTTCAACAAGATCCTGCCCTTACTCATGCAGCCAACACTGGAGGACCAGGAGCGGCATCTTCTGGTGAAGGTCATTGATAGGGTGCTGTATAAGCTGGATGAGCTGGTCCGTCCATTTGTGCACAAGATTCTTGTGGTTATTGAGCCACTGCTGATTGATGAGGACTACTATGCTCGTGTTGAGGGCCGGGAGATCATCTCAAATCTTAGCAAAGCAGCTGGTCTTGCCACTATGATTGCTGCCATGCGGCCAGATATTGATAACATTGATGAGTATGTTAGAAACACCACTGCTAGGGCGTTCAGTGTGGTGGCATCTGCTTTGGGTATCCCCGCGCTCCTACCATTCTTGAAGGCTGTCTGTCAGAGTAAGAAGTCTTGGCAGGCGCGGCACACTGGTATCAAAATCGTTCAGCAGATTGCTATTCTCATGGGCTGCGCTGTTCTGCCACATCTCAAGTCACTAGTTGAGATCATTGAGCATGGTCTGAGCGATGAGAACCAAAAAGTGCGGACCATTACCGCCCTTTCTCTTGCTGCACTAGCTGAGGCTGCTGCACCCTACGGCATAGAAAGCTTTGATACTGTTTTGAAGCCTTTGTGGAAGGGTATCAGATCTCACCGTGGAAAGGTCCTTGCTGCCTTCTTGAAGGCCATTGGTTTCATCATCCCTCTGATGGACGCTCTGTATGCTAGTTACTACACAAAGGAGGTTATGCAGGTCCTTATTAGGGAGTTCCAGTCACCAGATGAAGAGATGAAGAAGATTGTCCTCAAGGTCGTGAAGCAGTGTGTCAGTACAGAGGGTGTGGAGGCTGATTATATCCGGAACGACATCCTTCCTCATTTCTTCAAGCACTTCTGGGTTAGGAGAATGGCTCTAGATCGTAGGAACTATAAGCAGCTTGTGGAGACTACAGTGGAGATGGCGAATAAGGTTGGAGTTGCTGATATTGTTGGGAGGGTAGTTGAGGATCTGAAAGATGAAAGCGAGCCCTATAGAAGAATGGTGATGGAAACAATTGAGAAGGTGGTGGCCAACTTGGGTGCTTCAGATATTGATGCTCGTCTAGAGGAGCTGCTTATTGATGGTATTCTGTATGCTTTCCAAGAGCAGACAAGTGATGATGCAAATGTTATGCTTAATGGTTTTGGAGCTGTGGTTAATGCACTTGGACAAAGAGTTAAGCCTTACCTTCCTCAGATTTGTGGTACCATCAAGTGGAGATTGAACAACAAGAGCGCAAAAGTTAGGCAGCAAGCTGCTGATCTGATCTCCAGGATAGCCATTGTCATGAAGCAGTGCCAGGAGGAGCAGCTCATGGGTCACTTGGGTGTTGTGCTGTATGAGTACTTAGGAGAGGAATATCCTGAAGTGTTGGGTTCGATTCTTGGAGCCTTGAAGGCTATCGTCAATGTCATTGGTATGACTAAAATGACTCCCCCAATCAAGGATCTTCTTCCTCGTCTGACCCCCATCTTGAAGAACAGGCATGAGAAGGTCCAAGAGAACTGCATTGATCTTGTTGGTAGGATTGCTGATCGTGGAGCAGAATTTGTGCCAGCAAGAGAATGGATGAGGATTTGTTTTGAGCTGCTTGAAATGTTGAAGGCTCACAAGAAGGGTATTAGGAGAGCCACTGTGAACACATTTGGTTATATTGCTAAGGCTATTGGACCTCAGGATGTGTTGGCGACCCTGTTGAATAACTTGAAGGTGCAGGAGCGTCAGAACCGTGTTTGCACAACTGTAGCGATTGCAATTGTTGCTGAAACTTGCTCACCTTTCACAGTTTTGCCTGCCCTTATGAACGAGTACCGAGTCCCAGAGCTCAATGTCCAAAATGGTGTTCTGAAGTCCCTCTCTTTCCTCTTTGAGTATATTGGTGAGATGGGCAAAGATTACATATATGCTGTCACTCCCTTACTTGAAGATGCCCTTATGGATAGAGATCTGGTTCACCGGCAGACTGCTGCCTCTGCTGTTAAGCACATGGCTCTGGGCGTTGCTGGCTTGGGATGTGAGGATGCTCTTGTCCATCTGCTTAACTATGTGTGGCCCAACATTTTTGAGACATCTCCCCACGTTATAAATGCTGTCATGGAGGCGATCGAGGGGATGAGGGTTGCACTAGGTGCAGCTGTGATTTTGAATTATTGCCTGCAAGGTCTCTTCCATCCAGCAAGGAAAGTGCGAGAAGTGTATTGGAAGATCTACAACTCTCTATACATCGGTGCCCAGGATGCGCTTGTTGCTTCATATCCTGCACTGGAGGATGACGGGGATAACATCTTTAGCCGTCCCGAGCTGGCAATGTTTGTCTGA
- the LOC120648695 gene encoding eukaryotic initiation factor 4A: MAGLAPEGSQFDAKQYDNKMQELLTEDFFTSYDEVCESFDNMGLQENLLRGIYAYGFEKPSAIQQRGIVPFCKGLDVIQQAQSGTGKTATFCSGILQQLDYGLVECQALVLAPTRELAQQIEKVMRALGDYLGVKVHACVGGTSVREDQRILASGVHVVVGTPGRVFDMLRRQSLRPDNIKMFVLDEADEMLSRGFKDQIYDIFQLLPSKIQVGVFSATMPPEALEITRKFMNKPVRILVKRDELTLEGIKQFYVNVEKEDWKLDTLCDLYETLAITQSVIFVNTRRKVDWLTDKMRSRDHTVSATHGDMDQNTRDIIMREFRSGSSRVLITTDLLARGIDVQQVSLVINYDLPTQPENYLHRIGRSGRFGRKGVAINFVTRDDERMLFDIQRFYNVTIEELPANVADLL; encoded by the exons ATGGCAGGACTAGCACCGGAGGGTTCCCAGTTTGATGCCAAGCAGTATGACAACAAGATGCAGGAGCTACT GACTGAAGACTTCTTTACCTCGTATGATGAGGTCTGTGAAAGTTTTGATAACATGGGGCTCCAAGAGAACCTTCTGAGAGGCATCTATGCCTATG GTTTTGAGAAGCCATCAGCCATTCAGCAAAGGGGAATTGTTCCTTTCTGCAAGGGGCTTGATGTGATTCAGCAAGCTCAGTCTGGAACAGGGAAAACAGCAACCTTCTGTTCTGGAATTTTGCAGCAGCTTGATTATGGATTGGTTGAGTGCCAGGCATTGGTTCTTGCTCCAACCCGTGAGCTTGCGCAGCAGATTGAGAAGGTCATGCGTGCTCTTGGGGACTATTTGGGTGTCAAAGTGCATGCCTGTGTTGGTGGAACATCTGTCCGTGAGGACCAGAGGATTCTTGCTAGTGGAGTGCATGTTGTTGTGGGCACACCAGGGCGTGTGTTTGATATGTTGCGTAGGCAGTCTCTACGCCCAGACAACATTAAGATGTTTGTGTTGGATGAAGCTGATGAGATGCTCTCTCGTGGTTTCAAGGATCAG ATCTATGATATCTTCCAGCTTCTTCCATCAAAGATCCAGGTTGGCGTGTTCTCTGCTACCATGCCCCCCGAGGCCCTTGAGATTACCCGCAAGTTCATGAACAAGCCTGTCAGGATCCTTGTCAAGAGAGATGAGCTCACCCTTGAGGGTATCAAGCAGTTCTATGTCAATGTGGAGAAGGAAGATTGGAAGCTGGACACTCTCTGTGACCTGTACGAGACCCTGGCCATCACTCAAAGTGTCATCTTTGTTAACACCCGCCGCAAGGTGGACTGGCTCACAGACAAGATGAGGAGCAGGGACCACACTGTCTCCGCCACGCACGGTGACATGGATCAGAACACCAGGGACATCATCATGAGGGAGTTCAGGTCTGGGTCTTCCCGTGTGCTCATCACCACGGACCTGCTTGCCCGTGGTATTGATGTCCAGCAGGTTTCCCTGGTCATCAACTACGACCTGCCAACCCAGCCTGAGAACTACCTCCATCGCATTGGCCGTAGTGGTCGGTTCGGGAGGAAGGGTGTTGCCATCAACTTTGTCACCCGCGACGACGAGCGGATGCTGTTTGACATCCAGAGGTTCTACAACGTGACCATTGAGGAGCTGCCGGCCAATGTTGCAGATCTTCTCTAG
- the LOC120648580 gene encoding dolichol kinase EVAN has protein sequence MAGFARATAPPSPAPGTALLTGERLVVFLFAARVALAAPAGLAAPLAALAAAALAVEIAVDGSAPASSPLRRFRTRPGASSGILLGATTLPSVMLSRLIQRSRLLSADPNGHEEFAYLEMQYWAASISCLSVLAFFLWNLRRSISNGIPKHFKYGSLSVALYLVTYFMSFVLKTDGGLMVITNMVYMLCHGVVAVILIKHILEKFPSCSSFGEALLVSSGLVLYFGDMLAHTLSKMDFSMSSKAFIHTPGTRSDMTTIIQGNLLGLFLLPLLYKSLLQFWDYCRMEGKQQTQVAEEHTPKRIGAAVFYILLVVVLMFLVPSWTHLVQGLKVHPFVWIINYMFTDSHEHLALCAYWICVIYVSVRRFYSISKQSKTERILLRKYYHLVAVLIFSPAVIFQPAFLDLAFGAAFAVFLTLEMIRIWEIYPLGHVVHQFMNAFTDHRDSEILIVSHFSLLLGCALPKWMSSGLNDRPLAPFAGILSLGIGDTMASMIGYKYGVLRWSKTGKKTIEGTAAGITSVLAACSILVSLLASSGYILSQNWLSLLIAVTLSGLLEAYTAQLDNAFIPLVFYSLLCL, from the exons ATGGCCGGGTtcgcgcgcgccaccgcgccccCGTCCCCAGCGCCGGGGACGGCGCTGCTCACCGGCGAGCGCCTCGTGGTCTTCCTCTTCGCCGCCCGCGTCGCTCTCGCCGCCCcagccggcctcgccgcgccgctcgcggccctcgccgccgccgccctcgccgtcgagatCGCCGTGGATGGCtccgcccccgcctcctccccgcTCCGCCGCTTCAGGACCAG GCCAGGTGCTTCATCTGGCATACTTCTTGGTGCCACTACTCTGCCCAGCGTCATGCTTTCTCGGCTAATCCAGCGGTCAAGGCTCTTGTCAGCTGATCCTAATGGACATGAAG AATTCGCATACCTTGAAATGCAGTACTGGGCAGCATCAATCAGCTGTCTCAGTGTGCTAGCTTTCTTCCTATGGAACCTACGGCGGTCTATCAGCAATGGAATTCCAAAACATTTCAAATACGGCTCGTTGTCGGTAGCTTTATATCTCGTGACATACTTCATGTCCTTTGTACTGAAGACTGATGGAG GTCTGATGGTAATTACCAATATGGTGTATATGCTCTGCCATGGAGTGGTTGCTGTGATCTTAATCAAGCATATTCTAGAGAAGTTTCCTTCATGTTCATCTTTTG GGGAGGCACTTCTGGTGTCCAGTGGTCTTGTTCTTTACTTTGGTGATATGTTGGCCCATACTCTTTCAAAG ATGGATTTCTCTATGTCATCAAAAGCATTCATTCACACACCTGGAACTAGAAGCGATATGACCACAATTATTCAG GGGAATTTACTTGGGCTTTTTCTACTTCCGTTGCTGTACAAAAGTTTGCTTCAATTTTGGGATTACTGTAGAATGGAGGGGAAGCAACAAACACAAGTAGCTGAGGAACATACACCGAAAAGAATTGGTGCTGCTGTATTCTATATCTTGTTGGTGGTGGTGTTAATGTTTTTAGTGCCATCATGGACACACCTTGTTCAAGGTCTCAAAGTGCATCCTTTTGTTTG GATTATTAACTACATGTTCACTGATTCACATGAACACCTTGCTTTATGTGCATACTGGATATGTGTGATATATGTATCAGTTAGACGGTTCTACAGCATatcaaagcaaagcaaaacagaGAGGATTCTTTTGCGCAAGTATTACCATCTTGTCGCTGTTCTAATTTTCTCTCCTGCAGTTATATTTCAG CCTGCATTCTTGGACTTGGCATTTGGTGCAGCATTTGCAGTTTTCTTAACACTGGAGATGATACGA ATTTGGGAAATATACCCTCTTGGGCATGTTGTGCATCAGTTTATGAACGCCTTTACCGACCATCGTGATTCTGAAATTCTTATCGTCAG CCATTTTTCACTCTTACTGGGCTGTGCACTTCCTAAATGGATGTCATCTGGACTAAATGACCGACCGCTTGCCCCTTTCGCTGGAATTCTCAGTTTAGGGATAGGTGATACCATG GCATCAATGATAGGGTACAAGTATGGCGTGTTAAGATGGAGCAAGACAGGAA AGAAAACAATTGAAGGCACAGCAGCAGGCATAACTTCTGTGCTTGCAGCCTGCTCGATTCTGGTGTCACTCTTAGCTTCCAGTGGATACATTCTTTCACAG AATTGGTTATCGCTATTGATAGCTGTAACACTGAGCGGATTATTAGAGGCATATACAGCACAGCTCGACAATGCTTTCATACCTCTCGTGTTCTATAGTCTTCTATGTCTATAG
- the LOC120647365 gene encoding KIN17-like protein: MGKHEFLTPKAIANRIKAKGLQKLRWYCQMCQKQCRDENGFKCHCMSESHQRQMQVFGMAPERVVEGFSEEFLESFLALIRRAHRHSRVAATVVYNEYIADRHHVHMNSTR, translated from the coding sequence atgggGAAGCACGAGTTCCTGACGCCGAAGGCGATCGCGAACCGGATCAAGGCGAAGGGCCTGCAGAAGCTGCGGTGGTACTGCCAGATGTGCCAGAAGCAGTGCCGCGACGAGAACGGGTTCAAGTGCCACTGCATGTCGGAGTCGCACCAGCGGCAGATGCAGGTGTTCGGCATGGCCCCCGAGCGCGTCGTGGAGGGCTTCTCCGAGGAGTTCCTCGAGTCGTTCCTCGCCCTGAtccgccgcgcgcaccgccactcccgcgtcgccgccaccgtcgtcTACAACGAGTACATCGCCGACCGGCACCACGTCCACATGAACTCCACCAGGTGA